The Humulus lupulus chromosome 3, drHumLupu1.1, whole genome shotgun sequence genome window below encodes:
- the LOC133824283 gene encoding eukaryotic translation initiation factor 3 subunit I-like: MRPILMKGHERPLTFLKYNRDGDLLFSCAKDHTPTVWFADNGERLGTYRGHNGAVWSCDVSRDSMLLITGSADQSAKLWNVQTGQQLFTFNFDSPARSVDFSVGDKLAVITTDPFMGHTSAIQVKTIAQDPEDQIGDSDLVIKGPQGRINRAVWGPLNHTIISAGEDTVVRVWDSETGKLLIESEKEVGHKKPITSLSKSADGSHFITGSLDKSAKLWDTRTLTLIKTYVTERPVNAVTMSPLLDHVVLGGGQDASAVTTTDHRAGKFEAKFFDKILQEEIGGVKGHFGPINALAFNPDGKSFSSGGEDGYVRIHHFDPDYFNIKI; the protein is encoded by the exons ATGAGGCCAATTCTGATGAAAGGGCACGAGAGGCCCCTCACCTTTCTCAAGTACAACAGAGATGGGGACCTTCTCTTCTCCTGCGCCAAGGACCACACCCCCACCGTCTGGTTCGCCGACAATGGCGAGCGTCTCGGAACCTATCGCGGTCACAACGGCGCCGTTTGGTCTTGCGACGTCTCGA GGGATTCGATGTTGTTGATTACTGGAAGTGCGGATCAGTCGGCGAAGCTATGGAATGTCCAGACTGGTCAGCAATTATTCACCTTTAACTTCGATTCTCCGGCGAGGTCTGTCGATTTCTCCGTAGGTGACAAGCTTGCTGTTATCACCACTGACCCTTTTATGGGTCACACTTCTGCAATTCAAGTCAAGACTATTGCTCAGGACCCAGAAGATC AGATTGGTGATTCGGATTTGGTCATTAAGGGTCCTCAGGGAAGAATAAATAGAGCTGTTTGGGGACCTCTTAACCACACCATTATTAGTGCTGGTGAAGATACCGTCGTTCGTGTCTGGGATTCTGAG ACTGGAAAGCTGCTTATCGAGTCGGAGAAGGAAGTTGGCCACAAAAAACCAATTACTTCGCTTTCAAAATCAGCAGACGGTTCGCACTTTATTACCGGTTCCCTTGATAAATCTGCCAAG CTTTGGGATACAAGGACCTTGACTCTTATCAAGACCTATGTTACGGAGCGCCCTGTTAATGCAGTTACTATGTCTCCATTGCTTGATCAT GTGGTGCTTGGAGGTGGTCAGGATGCATCAGCTGTTACTACAACTGATCATCGTGCTGGGAAGTTTGAGGCTAAATTTTTTGACAAG ATTCTTCAAGAAGAGATTGGAGGAGTGAAAGGGCATTTTGGACCAATAAATGCTCTGGCTTTCAACCCTGATGGTAAAAG TTTCTCGAGTGGAGGTGAAGATGGTTATGTACGTATACATCATTTTGATCCGGATTACTTCAACATCAAGATTTAG
- the LOC133824284 gene encoding protein NRT1/ PTR FAMILY 8.3-like has product MASQVDGTPLLENTLLQDEDSGQSPYAGDGSVDIRGRPVLKNNSGKWRACSFILGTFFCERLAFYGISTNLVSYLIEKLHKGNVSAARSVTTWQGTCYLTPLIGAILADTYWGRYWTIAVFTTVYLIGISALTLSASVPSLKPAECIGSVCPSATPAQYAIFFFGLYMIALGTGGIKPCIWPFGADQFDDTDPKERVKKGNYFNWFYFSQNIGAIIASSILVWIQDRVGWGLGFGIPAMLIGIAIASLFSGTLVYRLQRAGGSPLTRICQVFVAAFYKRRLDAPEDSSILYETQDKSSIIKGSRKLEHSDELRCLDKAALISESETESGDFSNPWRLCTVTQVEELKILSRMLPICATGIIFSAVFAQMPTLFVEQGKMMDKTLGSFTIPAASISLFNHISVIILVPIYDRVIVPIARKYTRKERGFSQLQRMGIGLFISILCMSAAAIVEIKRLELARELGLVDKDVVVPLSIFWQVPQYFLLGSAEVFTFIGQHEFFYEQAPDAMRSLCSAFSLLTNSLGNYLCSLVLTIVTYMTTQGGKPGWIPDNLNEGHLDYFFWLLAGLSFLNMLVYIAFARTYKEKKTS; this is encoded by the exons ATGGCTTCCCAGGTCGATGGCACACCCCTCCTGGAAAATACCCTTTTGCAG GATGAAGACAGTGGACAGTCACCGTATGCGGGTGATGGTTCAGTGGACATTCGTGGGAGGCCTGTATTAAAAAATAATTCTGGGAAATGGAGAGCATGTTCTTTCATTCTGG GTACTTTTTTCTGTGAACGCCTGGCCTTCTATGGGATTTCCACGAATCTTGTCAGCTATCTAATTGAAAAGCTACACAAAGGAAATGTCTCTGCTGCAAGAAGTGTTACGACTTGGCAAGGCACTTGTTATCTTACACCTCTAATTGGAGCAATCCTAGCAGACACCTACTGGGGTAGATATTGGACAATTGCAGTTTTCACCACAGTTTATCTAATT GGAATATCTGCCTTAACTCTCTCAGCATCAGTTCCATCATTGAAGCCTGCTGAATGTATAGGTTCTGTATGCCCTTCAGCTACTCCTGCTCAGTATGCCATATTCTTTTTTGGACTCTATATGATTGCACTTGGGACTGGTGGGATCAAACCATGTATTTGGCCTTTCGGGGCAGATCAGTTTGATGATACCGATCCTAAAGAAAGAGTAAAGAAAGGAAACTATTTCAACTGGTTTTACTTTTCTCAAAACATCGGTGCCATAATAGCAAGTAGCATATTGGTATGGATTCAAGACAGGGTTGGCTGGGGCCTAGGATTTGGAATCCCCGCAATGCTTATTGGCATTGCTATTGCAAGTCTGTTCTCAGGCACACTTGTATACAGATTACAGAGAGCAGGGGGAAGCCCTTTGACAAGAATATGCCAAGTTTTTGTTGCAGCATTCTATAAGAGGAGATTGGATGCGCCAGAAGATAGTAGTATCCTTTATGAAACGCAAGACAAAAGCTCCATTATTAAAGGGAGTCGCAAACTGGAGCATAGTGACGAACTGAG GTGCCTAGACAAGGCTGCTTTGATCTCAGAAAGTGAGACTGAAAGTGGGGATTTCTCTAATCCCTGGAGGCTTTGCACTGTCACACAGGTGGAGGAACTGAAGATTTTGAGCCGAATGCTTCCAATTTGTGCAACTGGAATAATATTTTCTGCTGTTTTTGCTCAAATGCCAACCTTGTTTGTGGAACAAGGGAAGATGATGGACAAAACTCTGGGGTCTTTCACCATTCCAGCTGCCTCTATTTCGCTTTTCAATCACATTAGTGTCATTATCTTGGTACCGATCTATGACAGAGTGATTGTCCCAATTGCAAGGAAGTACACAAGGAAAGAAAGAGGCTTCTCACAGTTGCAGCGTATGGGAATAGGCCTTTTCATTTCAATTCTCTGCATGTCTGCAGCTGCCATAGTAGAGATTAAGCGGCTAGAACTTGCGAGGGAGCTTGGGTTGGTTGACAAGGATGTTGTTGTACCACTCAGCATATTTTGGCAAGTTCCCCAGTATTTCTTGCTGGGGTCCGCAGAGGTGTTTACTTTCATTGGGCAACATGAGTTCTTCTATGAGCAAGCACCAGATGCCATGAGGAGTTTGTGCAGTGCATTTTCTCTTCTAACAAATTCTTTAGGGAACTACCTCTGCTCTTTGGTTTTGACTATTGTGACTTACATGACAACACAGGGTGGGAAGCCTGGATGGATCCCTGATAACCTGAATGAAGGTCACCTTGATTACTTCTTCTGGCTTTTGGCTGGACTCAGTTTCTTAAACATGTTGGTGTACATAGCTTTTGCAAGAACATACAAGGAGAAGAAAACTTCTTGA
- the LOC133824282 gene encoding uncharacterized protein LOC133824282 gives MYPFERYMKILKGYVRNRSRPEGCIIECYIAEEAVEFCSEYMTCVQKIGLNDVENVEIQSLRGSVVCTVSRDLLDEAHRLVLQNINEIQPYIEEHFNWIKTKFPSKSRNSKWLQDEHYRTFSSWIKQKVMSELQNTSNNVSDIVKWISRGPLVNVIKFSSYMINGTLFNTRERNNNRNTQNSGVSLVAKTVQVSSAKDKNPVQCDMTFYGVVNEIWELDYVTTRVHVFFCDWVKSDSGIIYEDFGFILFNLNRIGHKSDRIILASQAKQVFYVNDPSDNQWSIVLPTQTREWNIKDGDLHDIPLEEELVTFTAIEDNDEVDDDCICFRENGEGLWVDENGS, from the exons atgtatccatttgagcgatatatgaagattcttaaggggtatgttaggaatagaagtcggccggaaggatgcatcatcgaatgctatattgcagaagaggcagttgaattttgttctgaatacatgacttgtgtacagaaaattgggttaaatgatgttgaaaatgttgagattcagagtcttcgtggtagcgttgtatgcacagtaagtcgagatcttctagatgaagcgcatcgtcttgtgttgcagaatataaatgaaattcaaccttatatcga ggaacattttaattggataaagaccaaatttccatccaagtcaaggaactcaaaatggttacaagacgaacattatcgaacttttagtagttggattaaacaaaag gttatgtcagaattacaaaacacatcaaataatgtttcagacattgttaagtggatttctcgaggacctttggttaatgtcatcaagttttcatcatacatgattaacggtactctatttaacactagggagcgcaataacaacagaaacacacaaaacagtggtgttagccttgttgctaaaactgtgcaagtctctagtgcaaaagataaaaatccagttcaatgtgatatgactttttatggagtagttaatgaaatttgggagttagattatgtCACAACTCGAGTacatgttttcttttgtgattgggtgaaaagtgacagcggcataatatatgaagattttggtttcatattatttaatctaaatcgaattgggcacaaatctgatcgaattatattagcttcacaagcgaaacaagtattttatgtgaatgatccttcagacaaccaatggtcaattgttcttccaacacaaacaagagaatggaacattaaagatggtgatttacatgatatacctctcgaagaagaacttgtcacattcaccgcaatagaagataatgacgaagttgatgatgattgtatttgtttccgtgaaaacggtgaaggattatgggttgatgaaaatgggtcttga